The following proteins are co-located in the Paenibacillus sp. FSL H8-0079 genome:
- the fliI gene encoding flagellar protein export ATPase FliI: protein MKVLSSQRYMEHLRQFDPVRINGKVTQVIGLMVESEGPDASIGDVCYIYPGKSAKPLQAEVVGFRDNKVLLMPLGELQSIGPGCDVVGTGKPLGVQVGSELLGKVLDGLGQPLDGSLLPSRMPMYSTSNTPVNPMDRPRVLETMGVGVRAIDGLLTVGKGQRVGIFAGSGVGKSTLMGMIARNTAADVNVIALVGERGREVRDFIERDLGPEGLERSVVIVATSDQPALIRIKGAVIATTIAEYFRDRGMNVMLMMDSVTRYAMAQREVGLAVGEPPAMRGYTPSVFASLPKLLERAGTGPTGSITAFYTVLVDGDDMNEPIADAVRGILDGHIVLNRSIANKGHFPAIDVLASISRVMKDIAPEEQLEAVNNMKRLMAVYKESEDLINIGAYQRGSNAAIDESIDQIDSIWNFTKQKVDEKVTLSEVQERLILEFARR from the coding sequence ATGAAGGTTCTTAGTTCACAGCGATATATGGAACATTTGCGGCAATTTGATCCCGTGCGCATTAACGGTAAGGTTACTCAGGTCATTGGTCTTATGGTCGAGTCCGAAGGGCCAGATGCAAGTATCGGTGACGTATGTTACATCTACCCTGGTAAGTCGGCCAAGCCTCTCCAGGCTGAAGTCGTTGGGTTTCGAGATAACAAAGTGCTGCTTATGCCACTAGGTGAACTGCAATCTATCGGTCCTGGTTGTGATGTAGTCGGTACGGGGAAGCCGCTCGGCGTTCAGGTAGGCTCTGAATTACTCGGTAAAGTCTTGGACGGACTTGGACAACCGCTAGATGGTTCGCTCCTTCCATCCAGAATGCCGATGTACTCTACATCCAATACACCGGTCAATCCAATGGATCGTCCGCGTGTACTTGAAACTATGGGTGTTGGTGTAAGAGCGATCGACGGATTGTTGACCGTAGGTAAGGGACAGCGTGTAGGTATTTTTGCCGGCTCAGGTGTTGGTAAGAGTACATTGATGGGCATGATCGCTCGTAATACAGCGGCGGATGTCAATGTCATTGCGCTTGTAGGTGAGCGTGGACGTGAGGTTCGCGACTTTATTGAACGGGATCTGGGTCCGGAAGGATTGGAACGCTCCGTAGTCATTGTTGCAACATCAGATCAGCCTGCCCTGATTCGGATCAAGGGAGCGGTTATTGCAACCACTATTGCAGAGTATTTCCGGGACCGTGGAATGAATGTGATGCTGATGATGGACTCGGTTACCCGATATGCGATGGCTCAAAGGGAAGTTGGTTTAGCTGTAGGTGAACCTCCGGCAATGAGAGGATATACTCCATCGGTATTTGCGAGTTTGCCCAAATTGCTTGAACGTGCGGGTACAGGGCCTACAGGCTCGATTACTGCTTTTTACACCGTTCTGGTTGACGGGGATGACATGAACGAACCGATCGCCGATGCGGTAAGGGGTATACTGGATGGCCACATTGTGTTAAACCGATCCATTGCGAATAAAGGTCATTTTCCTGCGATCGATGTGTTGGCCAGCATAAGTCGTGTCATGAAGGATATTGCCCCGGAAGAGCAGTTGGAAGCCGTCAATAATATGAAACGTTTGATGGCTGTCTATAAAGAATCAGAAGATTTGATCAATATTGGAGCTTACCAGCGGGGATCAAATGCAGCCATAGATGAATCGATAGACCAGATTGATAGCATATGGAACTTTACAAAGCAGAAAGTCGATGAGAAAGTCACCTTAAGTGAAGTGCAGGAACGTTTGATTCTTGAATTTGCAAGGAGATGA
- the fliJ gene encoding flagellar export protein FliJ translates to MKFRYHFQKVVDLKSNEKTQAEWMLSTAIGKLQTEEEHLIQLLNDRSNLVGIIQSATENTASVNSLQEMQRYVHHLDECISRKNSDVKHAQVNVQRNQTFLNGKMIDEKVWVGARDKAKIKFQQEMLLREQNDLDEMATVRFAAKAGRAN, encoded by the coding sequence ATGAAATTTCGATATCATTTCCAGAAAGTTGTTGACCTAAAGAGTAATGAGAAAACACAGGCAGAGTGGATGTTATCCACAGCGATCGGTAAACTTCAGACGGAGGAAGAGCATCTGATACAACTTCTGAACGATAGAAGTAACCTGGTGGGGATTATCCAATCTGCTACGGAAAATACAGCGTCTGTAAACAGTCTGCAGGAGATGCAGCGTTATGTACATCACCTTGACGAGTGCATTTCACGCAAAAACAGTGATGTTAAACATGCTCAGGTCAATGTGCAACGGAATCAGACCTTTCTAAACGGTAAGATGATTGACGAAAAAGTATGGGTTGGAGCAAGGGACAAGGCGAAAATCAAATTTCAGCAGGAGATGCTCCTTCGGGAACAGAACGATCTGGACGAGATGGCTACTGTACGCTTCGCTGCCAAAGCCGGACGCGCGAATTGA
- the fliE gene encoding flagellar hook-basal body complex protein FliE, giving the protein MIQNNMFSTQGIQPLQMKSATESKPSTPAETIQSFGTYLQNALGSVAAQETQSHEMANQFLVGNANVDQVMIASEQALLSLQLTTQVRNKVVEAYQEIMRTQL; this is encoded by the coding sequence ATGATTCAGAACAACATGTTTAGCACTCAGGGGATACAGCCGCTACAGATGAAGAGCGCAACCGAAAGCAAGCCTTCTACACCAGCCGAAACCATTCAGAGCTTCGGTACATACTTACAGAACGCATTAGGGTCCGTCGCTGCACAGGAGACTCAATCGCATGAGATGGCGAATCAATTTTTGGTCGGAAACGCGAACGTGGATCAAGTGATGATTGCTTCTGAACAGGCCTTGTTAAGCCTACAACTCACAACTCAAGTCCGAAACAAAGTGGTCGAAGCATACCAGGAAATTATGCGAACGCAATTATAA
- the hslV gene encoding ATP-dependent protease subunit HslV — protein MDMSFHATTICAVRHNGKAAIAGDGQVTMGQSVVMKNTAKKVRRLYRGQVVAGFAGSVADAITLFEKFEGKLEEHHGNLQRAAVELAKDWRQDRILRKLEALLIVMDKTGMLLISGGGEIIEPDDDVIAIGSGGNFALSAARALKRHAVNLEAKDIARESLQIASELCVYTNSNIIVEEL, from the coding sequence ATGGATATGTCATTTCATGCTACAACGATCTGTGCTGTTCGTCATAATGGTAAAGCAGCAATCGCTGGTGATGGTCAGGTGACCATGGGCCAAAGCGTTGTGATGAAGAATACAGCCAAGAAGGTAAGACGATTGTACCGCGGACAGGTTGTTGCCGGGTTTGCCGGTTCTGTGGCGGATGCCATCACCCTCTTTGAGAAGTTCGAAGGCAAGCTGGAGGAGCACCATGGTAACCTGCAGCGTGCTGCCGTAGAGCTTGCCAAGGATTGGCGTCAGGATCGAATCTTGCGTAAGCTTGAGGCATTGTTGATTGTAATGGACAAAACAGGTATGCTGCTGATTTCAGGCGGCGGCGAAATTATTGAGCCCGATGATGACGTTATTGCTATCGGATCAGGTGGGAACTTTGCCTTATCTGCAGCGCGTGCATTGAAACGTCATGCTGTGAACCTGGAAGCGAAGGACATTGCGCGCGAATCGCTTCAGATTGCCTCGGAGCTTTGTGTGTATACGAACAGCAATATTATTGTAGAAGAGTTATAA
- the hslU gene encoding ATP-dependent protease ATPase subunit HslU, which yields MNTQALTPRQIVAELDKYIVGQKKAKKSVAVALRNRYRRSLLPEHTQDDIVPKNILMIGPTGVGKTEIARRLAKLVGAPFVKVEATKFTEVGYVGRDVESMVRDLIETSLRMVKLERTEKVKDKAEEAANERIVHILAPSQSKSKNQRNPFEMIFGNNGNNVQEQDEPEPDTGVAERRRKIKFDLLSGKLEDDIIEIDVEDTAPNMMDMFAGQGNDQMGMNMQEMFGSLLPRRTKKRKLAIKEARKVLIQEEAGKLIDMDDVTQESIRRAEQTGIIFIDEIDKVASQGRGSGPDVSREGVQRDILPIVEGSTVMTKYGPVKTDYILFMAAGAFHVAKPSDLIPELQGRFPIRVELSSLTLEEFVSILTEPQNALTKQYVDLLRTENIEIEFSDDAIREIAKLAESVNQNTENIGARRLHTILEKLLEDLSFEAPELTLERMVITPEYVREKLNDIALDRDLSQYIL from the coding sequence ATGAATACTCAAGCGCTAACACCGAGACAGATTGTTGCAGAGCTTGACAAGTATATTGTAGGTCAAAAGAAAGCCAAAAAATCGGTAGCGGTAGCCCTTCGTAATCGTTATCGGCGTAGCCTTTTACCTGAGCATACTCAGGACGACATTGTACCTAAAAATATCCTGATGATTGGACCTACCGGTGTGGGTAAAACGGAAATCGCCCGTCGACTTGCTAAACTGGTGGGTGCGCCATTTGTAAAAGTGGAAGCTACCAAGTTCACCGAAGTGGGTTACGTTGGCCGTGATGTTGAATCAATGGTGCGTGATCTGATTGAAACATCACTGCGGATGGTGAAGCTGGAACGAACTGAAAAAGTGAAGGACAAAGCTGAAGAAGCTGCCAATGAACGAATTGTACATATTCTGGCTCCCTCACAGTCCAAGTCCAAGAATCAACGCAATCCTTTTGAGATGATCTTTGGCAATAATGGTAACAACGTTCAGGAACAGGATGAACCAGAACCGGATACAGGAGTTGCGGAGCGTCGACGCAAGATCAAATTTGATCTGTTGTCCGGCAAGTTGGAGGATGACATCATTGAGATCGATGTGGAAGATACCGCACCTAACATGATGGACATGTTTGCTGGTCAGGGTAATGATCAGATGGGCATGAATATGCAGGAGATGTTTGGCAGCTTGTTACCTCGTCGTACGAAAAAACGTAAGCTCGCCATTAAAGAAGCGCGCAAAGTGTTGATTCAAGAAGAAGCCGGCAAATTGATTGATATGGATGATGTTACCCAGGAGTCCATTCGCCGGGCAGAGCAGACAGGTATCATTTTCATTGATGAAATCGACAAGGTCGCGAGTCAAGGACGCGGTAGCGGTCCGGATGTATCCCGTGAGGGTGTTCAACGGGACATTCTGCCTATCGTCGAAGGTTCAACGGTAATGACGAAGTATGGCCCTGTCAAAACGGATTATATTCTGTTTATGGCAGCTGGCGCATTCCACGTCGCTAAACCTTCTGATCTGATTCCCGAGCTTCAGGGACGCTTCCCTATTCGTGTGGAACTGAGCAGTCTTACACTGGAGGAGTTTGTATCCATTCTGACTGAGCCGCAAAATGCATTGACCAAGCAGTATGTTGATCTACTGCGCACCGAAAATATTGAGATTGAGTTCTCGGATGATGCCATTCGTGAGATTGCCAAATTGGCTGAATCCGTCAATCAAAATACAGAAAATATAGGTGCCCGCCGCTTGCATACAATCTTGGAAAAGCTTTTGGAGGATTTATCCTTTGAAGCACCTGAGCTTACGCTGGAACGCATGGTGATTACTCCGGAGTATGTACGTGAGAAATTGAATGATATTGCACTTGATCGTGATTTAAGTCAGTATATCCTGTAA
- the trmFO gene encoding FADH(2)-oxidizing methylenetetrahydrofolate--tRNA-(uracil(54)-C(5))-methyltransferase TrmFO, translating to MTNEQQVTVIGAGLAGTEAAWQIASRGVRVKLYEMRPVVKTPAHHTDKFAELVCSNSLRANGLTNAVGVLKEEMRMLNSLVLSAADKHAVPAGGALAVDRDGFSGEITSTLHQHPLIEVVNEELTSLPEDGIVVVATGPLTSPALSEQIKALMGEEYFYFYDAAAPIIEKDSIDMNKVYLASRYDKGEAAYLNCPMTEEEFDVFYEALITAEVAQLKEFEKEIYFEGCMPIEVMMKRGKQTALFGPMKPVGLVNPHTGELPHAVVQLRQDNAAGTLYNLVGFQTHLKWGEQKRVFSLIPGLENAEFVRYGVMHRNTFINSPKLLLPTYQFKERPNLFFAGQMTGVEGYVESAASGLIAGMNAAKAALGQELVVLPVETTLGSMAQYITTADFKHFQPMNANFGLLPKLETKIRNKKEKNEALAQRALDGITSFAEAEGLTVPERV from the coding sequence TTGACGAATGAACAACAAGTAACCGTTATTGGTGCCGGGCTGGCAGGAACAGAAGCTGCCTGGCAGATCGCAAGCCGCGGCGTACGCGTGAAATTATACGAGATGAGACCTGTGGTGAAAACGCCAGCTCATCATACAGATAAATTTGCAGAACTGGTGTGCAGTAACTCGCTGCGTGCCAATGGATTGACGAATGCAGTTGGTGTGTTAAAAGAAGAAATGAGAATGCTCAATTCTCTCGTATTGTCTGCGGCAGACAAGCACGCCGTTCCAGCAGGTGGAGCACTTGCTGTGGACCGGGACGGCTTCTCAGGTGAGATTACTTCTACGCTGCACCAGCATCCGCTCATCGAAGTGGTGAATGAAGAACTAACTTCCTTGCCGGAAGATGGCATCGTTGTTGTTGCAACGGGTCCATTGACTTCACCGGCATTGTCTGAGCAAATTAAGGCACTTATGGGTGAAGAATATTTCTACTTCTATGATGCAGCAGCACCGATCATTGAAAAAGATTCAATTGATATGAACAAGGTGTATCTAGCCTCCCGTTATGATAAGGGTGAAGCAGCATATCTGAACTGTCCGATGACGGAAGAAGAGTTTGATGTCTTCTATGAAGCTCTCATTACTGCTGAGGTTGCTCAATTGAAAGAGTTTGAGAAAGAAATCTACTTTGAAGGCTGCATGCCAATCGAAGTGATGATGAAACGTGGAAAACAGACGGCTCTGTTTGGTCCTATGAAACCAGTAGGTCTGGTTAACCCGCATACAGGAGAGTTGCCACATGCGGTTGTTCAGCTTAGACAGGACAATGCTGCGGGAACGTTGTATAACCTGGTAGGCTTCCAGACGCATCTGAAATGGGGAGAACAAAAACGTGTCTTTTCCCTCATACCTGGACTTGAAAATGCAGAGTTCGTACGTTATGGCGTAATGCACCGCAATACATTTATTAATTCTCCTAAACTGCTTCTTCCGACGTATCAGTTTAAAGAGCGTCCAAACCTGTTCTTTGCAGGTCAGATGACAGGTGTAGAAGGATATGTGGAATCTGCTGCATCAGGGCTTATTGCCGGCATGAACGCAGCCAAAGCAGCTCTTGGACAGGAACTGGTAGTATTACCGGTAGAAACAACACTTGGCAGTATGGCTCAGTATATTACAACAGCTGACTTCAAACACTTCCAGCCAATGAATGCAAACTTTGGTTTGTTGCCGAAGCTGGAAACGAAAATCCGTAACAAAAAGGAAAAAAATGAAGCTCTTGCACAGCGTGCCCTGGATGGTATCACCAGTTTTGCTGAGGCAGAAGGTCTAACCGTTCCGGAACGCGTATAA
- the flgC gene encoding flagellar basal body rod protein FlgC: protein MNISNSFSISASALTAQRLRMDVISSNIANAETTRASVSNGEAVPYKRKMVVLEPNKTSFGTMLQNQMRGNGSGDGVRVTEIREDQSPLKPVYDPSHPDANAEGYVFMPNVDIAKEMVDMISASRSYEANVTALNSTKAMISKALEIGR from the coding sequence TTGAACATTAGTAATAGTTTTAGTATCAGTGCATCAGCGCTGACGGCTCAACGCTTGCGGATGGACGTTATATCTTCCAACATTGCGAACGCAGAGACGACGCGCGCGAGCGTATCCAATGGTGAGGCGGTTCCTTACAAACGCAAAATGGTGGTGCTTGAACCGAATAAAACGTCTTTTGGTACCATGCTACAAAATCAGATGCGAGGCAACGGTTCAGGAGATGGCGTCAGGGTCACTGAGATTCGCGAAGATCAGTCACCATTGAAACCTGTCTACGATCCTTCTCATCCAGATGCCAACGCAGAGGGATATGTATTTATGCCTAACGTGGATATTGCGAAAGAAATGGTCGACATGATCTCAGCTTCGCGTTCCTATGAGGCAAACGTAACAGCATTGAATTCAACTAAAGCGATGATTTCTAAGGCTTTAGAGATTGGAAGATAA
- the fliF gene encoding flagellar basal-body MS-ring/collar protein FliF has translation MNERIAQYRDKGSQYWNSFSKKQKVLFISTFLFLILAAVVLTMQLSKTEYEVAFTDLNASDSAGVISYLDSSSIPYKLSSDGKTISVPSTSVAIAKVNVGSQGIIQNGSLGYKSFEESSSPIGMTDKEFDVKYNNALNGEVEQLLQRMQGIQDAKVLVNMPKDNIFAGLEERDKASASVALQFKPGYHPNQAAVDGYFNLVKTAIPNLPIENITITNTDEAELIPTARGGSGGLSSEVQENMALQKKFENDVRNNVKQFLSQIVGEDKVNVLVASKLNFDKETRKENIVTPVDVENMKGIEISVQEIQKSYTGASNPTGGVAGTGQEEVPGYPSADGAGNSTSEESSSTINYDVNRIAKDIISSPYTVKDLTINVAVEPPDGETEIQGPVQDAIENILVNIVRASLADSGTEISDADLTKKVSVMSQGFQTASAANTGFQLSSTMMWGGGALIAALIAAVVILLVRRRRKQNEVEEEEIPLPIATEFPSITLDSVTNESQVRKQLESLAKKKPDEFVNLLRTWLADE, from the coding sequence GTGAATGAGAGAATCGCCCAGTACAGGGACAAGGGGTCCCAGTATTGGAATAGTTTCAGCAAAAAGCAAAAAGTATTATTTATATCCACCTTCCTATTTCTGATTTTGGCTGCAGTTGTTCTCACGATGCAATTGTCCAAGACCGAATATGAAGTTGCGTTCACAGATTTGAATGCAAGTGATTCAGCAGGTGTTATCAGTTATCTCGATTCATCTAGTATTCCATATAAATTAAGTTCAGATGGCAAGACGATATCCGTGCCAAGCACGAGTGTTGCGATTGCAAAAGTGAATGTCGGATCTCAAGGGATTATTCAGAATGGTTCGCTGGGATACAAGTCATTCGAGGAATCATCATCCCCTATCGGGATGACGGATAAAGAGTTTGATGTAAAGTACAACAATGCGTTAAACGGAGAAGTCGAACAGTTGCTTCAGCGGATGCAAGGGATACAAGATGCTAAAGTGCTGGTCAATATGCCGAAAGATAATATCTTTGCTGGTTTAGAAGAACGGGATAAAGCGTCAGCATCGGTAGCTCTCCAATTTAAACCGGGTTATCACCCAAATCAGGCAGCGGTAGATGGATACTTTAACTTGGTTAAGACCGCAATTCCTAATCTACCTATTGAGAACATCACGATTACCAATACGGATGAAGCAGAACTGATTCCAACTGCCCGAGGTGGTAGTGGCGGGTTGTCTTCTGAAGTTCAAGAAAATATGGCATTGCAGAAGAAATTTGAAAACGATGTTCGTAATAATGTGAAGCAATTTCTTTCTCAAATTGTAGGCGAAGACAAGGTTAATGTTTTGGTAGCCTCCAAGCTTAATTTTGACAAAGAAACACGTAAAGAAAATATCGTCACACCCGTTGATGTAGAGAACATGAAAGGCATCGAGATCAGTGTGCAGGAGATTCAGAAGAGTTACACTGGGGCAAGCAACCCGACAGGTGGTGTTGCTGGTACAGGGCAAGAGGAGGTTCCAGGTTATCCATCAGCTGATGGAGCAGGGAATTCCACATCTGAAGAGTCATCAAGCACCATAAACTACGATGTTAATCGCATAGCCAAGGATATTATTTCCAGTCCTTATACTGTAAAAGATTTAACCATTAACGTTGCAGTTGAACCACCAGATGGGGAAACAGAAATTCAGGGACCGGTTCAAGATGCAATTGAGAACATTTTGGTTAACATTGTTCGCGCTTCATTGGCAGACTCAGGTACTGAAATAAGTGACGCGGATCTGACAAAGAAAGTTTCAGTCATGTCACAAGGTTTCCAGACTGCATCGGCAGCAAATACAGGCTTCCAGTTGTCTTCGACCATGATGTGGGGTGGAGGCGCACTCATAGCGGCATTGATCGCAGCGGTTGTGATTTTGCTAGTACGCCGTCGCCGCAAACAAAACGAAGTAGAAGAAGAAGAGATTCCTCTTCCAATAGCAACAGAGTTCCCGTCCATTACGCTGGACAGTGTAACGAACGAAAGTCAGGTGCGCAAACAATTGGAAAGTTTGGCCAAGAAAAAGCCAGACGAATTCGTCAATTTGTTGCGTACATGGCTGGCTGACGAATAG
- the fliG gene encoding flagellar motor switch protein FliG has translation MAKASSQGLSGRQKAAILLITLGPEVSAQIFKHLRDEEIEQLTLEIANVRKVDSSEKDMIMAEFHQICLAQEYISQGGINYAREILEKALGSSKALEVINRLTATLQVRPFDFARKADPNQILNFIQNESPQTIALVLSYLQFEQAAAILSSLPQEKQADVARRVAVMDSTSPEVISQVERVLEQKLSSTVTQDYTNAGGIESIVQILNGVDRGTERTILDSLEIQDPELAEEIKKRMFVFEDIVNVDDRSIQRIIRDIDNADLQLALKVASEEVRDAVFRNMSKRMSETFKEEMEFMGPVRLRDVEEAQTRIVGTIRRLEEAGEIIIARGGGDDIIV, from the coding sequence TTGGCAAAGGCAAGCAGTCAAGGTTTGAGTGGCAGACAAAAAGCAGCAATATTGTTGATTACATTAGGTCCGGAAGTATCGGCACAGATATTCAAACATCTGCGTGATGAGGAGATCGAGCAACTCACGCTGGAGATTGCTAACGTTCGCAAAGTTGATTCTTCCGAGAAGGACATGATCATGGCGGAGTTTCACCAGATCTGTCTGGCACAGGAATATATCTCTCAGGGCGGTATCAATTATGCGAGAGAGATCCTGGAGAAAGCTTTGGGTTCTTCCAAAGCACTTGAAGTTATTAATCGTTTGACGGCTACGTTACAGGTCAGACCGTTTGACTTTGCACGCAAAGCGGATCCAAATCAAATTTTGAACTTTATTCAGAATGAAAGTCCGCAAACGATCGCGCTGGTTCTGTCTTATCTCCAGTTCGAACAGGCTGCAGCGATTCTGTCATCTTTGCCACAAGAGAAGCAGGCAGATGTCGCTCGCCGCGTGGCAGTTATGGACAGTACTTCGCCAGAAGTTATCTCTCAAGTGGAGCGGGTTCTGGAACAGAAGCTATCTTCTACCGTGACGCAGGATTACACAAATGCGGGTGGTATCGAATCGATCGTTCAGATTCTAAATGGAGTCGATCGTGGTACAGAGCGTACCATTTTGGACTCGCTCGAAATTCAGGATCCAGAGCTTGCTGAGGAAATCAAAAAACGCATGTTTGTATTCGAAGATATCGTCAATGTGGATGATCGTTCGATTCAGCGTATTATTCGCGATATTGATAACGCAGATCTGCAACTCGCACTCAAAGTGGCAAGCGAAGAAGTTCGGGATGCCGTGTTCCGGAACATGTCGAAACGGATGTCCGAGACATTCAAAGAAGAGATGGAGTTCATGGGACCTGTGCGGTTGCGTGATGTTGAGGAAGCTCAAACACGCATCGTAGGAACGATACGCAGATTGGAAGAAGCCGGTGAGATCATTATCGCACGCGGTGGAGGAGATGATATCATTGTCTAA
- a CDS encoding FliH/SctL family protein gives MSNLIKSFQYVPVDDRKRLENHNHYGGTEESETELNGESAEGSEAETLQARVDEETQRLTAEMLEDAKEFAEKQVREASEEAERMLQEAREQIDTWWQEQRQQDEHLTEALRSQGFQQGFEEGKVQAELDLQVMIEKMMKEAQEVLQEAYVAKDQIIQEAEPFLVDLACGIAEKVIDKQLTIEPDHTLELIRQSLSRKREQGLITLCVAPDQFTFVQAAREELSLSIDSQAELQILPDSTVKDKGCVIRSSFGSVDARIDTQLAEIKKELVRIALEDEERKNQHEGS, from the coding sequence TTGTCTAATTTGATTAAATCTTTCCAGTATGTACCTGTTGATGACCGCAAAAGACTTGAAAATCATAATCATTATGGTGGTACTGAGGAGTCTGAAACGGAATTAAATGGTGAAAGTGCTGAAGGTTCTGAAGCAGAAACGCTTCAAGCACGCGTGGACGAAGAAACACAACGTCTTACCGCAGAGATGCTGGAAGATGCCAAGGAGTTTGCAGAAAAGCAAGTACGTGAAGCTTCAGAAGAAGCAGAGCGCATGCTTCAAGAAGCCCGTGAACAGATCGATACCTGGTGGCAGGAACAAAGACAACAGGATGAACATTTGACCGAAGCACTTCGTTCACAAGGTTTCCAACAGGGTTTTGAAGAAGGCAAAGTACAGGCTGAACTGGATCTCCAGGTGATGATCGAAAAGATGATGAAGGAAGCTCAGGAAGTGCTTCAGGAAGCTTATGTAGCAAAAGATCAGATTATTCAGGAAGCCGAACCATTTCTTGTTGATCTCGCTTGCGGGATTGCTGAGAAAGTCATTGATAAACAACTTACCATTGAACCCGATCACACGTTGGAACTGATTCGTCAGAGTTTGTCACGTAAACGGGAACAGGGCTTGATCACACTGTGTGTGGCTCCTGATCAATTTACATTTGTACAGGCAGCTCGTGAAGAATTGTCTCTATCCATCGACTCTCAGGCAGAATTACAGATTTTGCCTGATTCGACGGTCAAAGATAAAGGATGTGTTATCCGTTCTTCGTTCGGAAGTGTGGATGCGAGAATTGACACACAGCTTGCTGAGATTAAAAAAGAACTGGTCCGCATAGCACTTGAGGATGAGGAGCGAAAAAATCAACATGAAGGTTCTTAG
- the flgB gene encoding flagellar basal body rod protein FlgB, whose product MNLLNDISFKRLQGALDASNIRQRTIADNIANADTPYFKRSNVSFEEMLQGQMNGDMPVLKGKVTDARHFVIGPSSSVPTPVVNMDQSTSMNNNENNVDIDREMSLLAENQLRYNAYIQQVNEQIKIMRVSVEGR is encoded by the coding sequence GTGAATCTTTTAAACGATATTAGCTTTAAAAGATTGCAAGGTGCACTCGATGCATCCAACATCAGACAACGAACGATTGCTGACAACATCGCGAATGCCGATACCCCGTATTTCAAGCGCTCGAACGTTTCTTTTGAAGAAATGTTGCAGGGGCAAATGAATGGAGATATGCCTGTTCTTAAAGGTAAAGTAACTGATGCAAGGCATTTTGTCATAGGTCCTTCCTCTTCCGTACCAACGCCAGTAGTTAATATGGACCAGTCCACGTCCATGAATAACAACGAAAACAATGTCGATATAGACAGAGAAATGAGTCTTCTGGCGGAGAATCAGTTGCGTTACAACGCTTATATCCAGCAAGTGAACGAACAAATTAAAATCATGCGTGTTAGCGTGGAAGGGAGATAA